The following proteins are encoded in a genomic region of [Eubacterium] hominis:
- a CDS encoding M15 family metallopeptidase, with translation MASNIKQVKDVVDGNIPYNENKEKNSYWFEGNIDAEKAGTYPCKVIAVDKNGNKAEKSFEVIIEEKQIDEYPSKQSNNKQQEPSETNQPYYVNGILVVNKHHALPRDYGYGNDETAYSALLQLQQAAADNGFSIPLLSGYRSYDYQSDLYNQYVARDGVEAADRYSARPGYSEHQTGLAFDIGSIDNNYGYTPAGQWLAQNAHTYGFIIRYPEGKESITGYMYEPWHVRYLGKDVAQQVYASGLTLEEFLQIN, from the coding sequence ATGGCTTCTAATATCAAGCAAGTAAAAGATGTTGTGGATGGAAACATCCCATATAATGAAAATAAAGAAAAGAATAGTTATTGGTTTGAGGGAAATATTGATGCAGAGAAAGCCGGCACATATCCATGCAAAGTAATCGCTGTGGACAAAAATGGAAATAAGGCAGAGAAGTCTTTTGAAGTAATAATCGAAGAAAAACAAATCGATGAATACCCATCTAAACAGTCAAACAATAAACAACAAGAGCCAAGTGAAACAAATCAACCATATTATGTAAATGGAATTCTCGTTGTTAATAAACACCATGCCTTACCACGAGATTATGGTTATGGTAATGATGAAACTGCATATTCTGCATTGCTACAGCTTCAACAAGCTGCTGCAGATAATGGTTTTTCAATTCCATTATTAAGCGGCTATCGCTCATATGATTATCAATCTGATTTATATAATCAATATGTAGCACGTGATGGTGTAGAGGCCGCTGATCGCTATTCAGCACGTCCTGGTTATTCTGAACATCAAACAGGCCTAGCTTTCGATATAGGCAGTATTGACAACAATTATGGTTATACACCAGCAGGACAATGGCTGGCGCAAAATGCCCATACCTATGGATTTATCATTCGATATCCAGAAGGAAAAGAAAGTATCACAGGCTATATGTATGAACCATGGCACGTTCGTTATTTAGGAAAAGATGTGGCACAGCAGGTTTACGCAAGTGGTCTTACGTTGGAAGAATTTTTACAGATTAATTAA
- a CDS encoding M15 family metallopeptidase produces MKKRMIYLSCIALLLGACSSSDKTKEYGVTDTKSCDNALILEANKDDLIKDKGSIYCAVDENLSHLDQVTAFVKAGYQAERINEFLKLSYYQDKLTDRYIAYDDQKKSVEDVVTYVNIGLDQPYFTNMDTIQDTKNPLMLINKYHKLPDGYEPVDLTPTPNACVIGEDYSCQSEPQYLVKEVAEAFEKLVEAGKQEGINIKAIASYRSFAYQKNLYDYYANTEGKDYADQYYARPGQSEHNSGLAVDVTLDNENFNEIEKSPHYQWLLDHINAYGFILRYEEDKVPVTGYNYESWHLRYVGKDAAEEITKQGLTLDEYIARKAGK; encoded by the coding sequence ATGAAAAAAAGAATGATCTATTTAAGTTGTATTGCTTTATTACTAGGCGCTTGCAGCTCATCAGATAAAACAAAAGAATATGGTGTTACTGACACAAAATCATGTGACAATGCGTTGATACTGGAAGCCAATAAAGATGATTTGATTAAAGATAAAGGAAGCATCTATTGTGCGGTAGATGAAAATCTATCACACTTAGATCAGGTAACCGCATTTGTGAAAGCAGGCTATCAGGCAGAACGTATTAATGAATTTCTGAAATTGTCCTATTATCAAGATAAATTAACCGATCGATATATTGCTTATGATGATCAAAAAAAATCTGTAGAAGATGTAGTAACATATGTAAACATTGGTCTGGATCAGCCATATTTCACGAATATGGATACTATCCAGGATACGAAAAATCCATTGATGTTAATTAACAAATATCATAAATTACCAGATGGCTATGAACCTGTGGATTTAACACCAACACCTAATGCATGTGTGATTGGCGAAGATTACTCTTGTCAAAGTGAACCACAATATTTGGTAAAGGAAGTCGCAGAAGCCTTTGAAAAACTGGTAGAAGCTGGTAAACAAGAAGGTATCAATATCAAAGCAATTGCAAGTTATCGCAGTTTTGCATATCAAAAAAATCTATATGATTATTATGCAAACACAGAAGGTAAGGATTACGCAGATCAATATTATGCAAGACCTGGGCAGAGTGAACATAACAGTGGGCTGGCAGTGGATGTAACACTAGATAATGAAAACTTCAATGAAATTGAAAAATCTCCACATTATCAATGGCTTTTAGATCATATCAATGCATATGGTTTTATCCTTCGTTATGAAGAGGATAAAGTTCCAGTTACTGGCTATAACTATGAGTCCTGGCATTTACGTTATGTAGGAAAAGATGCCGCAGAGGAGATTACGAAACAAGGATTGACATTAGATGAATATATCGCAAGAAAAGCAGGTAAATAA
- a CDS encoding CapA family protein, with product MRKLMMILMSLMLVACSTQTSAPEKEPEKKDEEKTKVSFIGVGDNLIHEMIYIQADKAAGSENDGTYDFTPMYEHVKKDVENADIAYIDQESIIGGDDLGISGYPTFNSPDQVARDVAATGFDLINTANNHCLDMYQAGIDHSSKIWSEQKGIVTAGTYTSNEDRNKIRVIERKGIKFSFLAYTYGTNGIEPPHEYSVAYFDEEQIKKDVAAAKKVSDVVIVSAHWGDENVSAPTDFQKKYAQLFADLGVDVVVGEHPHVIQPVNWVDGKDGNHTLVIYSLGNFLSGMLDVNNVLSGMIRFNFVKDNKSGKIQIEDVKWEPLITHYTGDAKDILNTRKDFTVYKLSDYTDELAAKHGLNGVDGQKVTIQDLYDRTSKIIKDIEIIK from the coding sequence ATGAGAAAATTAATGATGATTTTAATGAGCCTGATGCTGGTTGCCTGTAGCACTCAGACATCAGCGCCTGAGAAAGAACCAGAGAAAAAAGATGAAGAAAAAACCAAAGTATCATTTATTGGAGTTGGGGACAACCTGATCCATGAAATGATTTATATACAGGCAGATAAAGCCGCAGGGAGTGAAAATGATGGAACATATGATTTTACTCCTATGTATGAACATGTAAAAAAAGATGTAGAGAATGCAGATATTGCTTATATTGATCAAGAGTCTATTATTGGTGGAGATGATTTAGGTATTTCCGGTTACCCTACCTTTAATTCTCCAGATCAGGTTGCTCGTGATGTTGCCGCAACTGGATTTGACTTAATCAACACTGCAAACAATCATTGTCTGGATATGTATCAGGCAGGTATTGATCATTCAAGTAAAATCTGGTCTGAACAAAAAGGTATCGTAACAGCAGGAACATACACATCCAATGAAGATAGAAACAAAATCAGAGTAATCGAGCGAAAAGGAATAAAATTTTCATTTTTAGCTTATACATATGGAACCAATGGGATAGAACCACCACATGAGTACAGTGTAGCTTATTTTGATGAAGAACAAATAAAAAAAGATGTAGCTGCAGCGAAAAAAGTTAGCGATGTTGTAATCGTGTCTGCACACTGGGGTGATGAAAATGTAAGTGCTCCTACCGATTTCCAGAAAAAGTATGCGCAGCTATTCGCTGATTTAGGCGTTGATGTTGTCGTTGGTGAACATCCGCATGTCATACAACCTGTAAACTGGGTAGATGGCAAAGATGGTAATCATACATTAGTGATTTATTCCCTGGGAAATTTTTTAAGTGGTATGCTGGATGTAAACAATGTTTTATCTGGAATGATCCGTTTCAATTTTGTGAAAGATAATAAAAGCGGAAAAATACAAATCGAAGATGTAAAATGGGAACCATTAATCACACACTATACAGGTGATGCGAAAGATATCTTAAACACACGAAAAGATTTTACAGTATATAAACTCAGTGATTATACAGATGAGCTAGCCGCTAAACATGGACTAAATGGTGTAGATGGGCAGAAAGTAACAATTCAGGACTTATATGATCGTACAAGTAAAATCATCAAAGATATTGAAATTATAAAGTAA
- a CDS encoding O-methyltransferase → MTLLEEMEQYALEKDVPIMLQEGITFMCSFIKEHQLKSILEIGSAIGYSAIRMAMLDKNIHITTIERDEERYQKAKEYIARSEYKDQITLLYGDALEADIQGSYDMIFIDAAKAQYIRFFERYEPLLIQGGYIITDNLKFHGFVEHPETATSRNLRQLVGKISRFINYLKSRDDFDTTFLEQGDGIGISKKK, encoded by the coding sequence ATGACATTATTAGAAGAAATGGAACAATATGCATTAGAAAAAGATGTACCCATCATGCTGCAGGAAGGTATCACATTCATGTGTTCATTCATAAAAGAACATCAATTAAAAAGTATCCTTGAGATTGGAAGTGCAATCGGATATTCCGCAATTCGTATGGCAATGTTAGATAAAAATATTCATATCACAACCATAGAACGAGATGAAGAACGATATCAAAAAGCAAAAGAATATATCGCAAGAAGTGAATATAAAGATCAGATCACTTTATTGTATGGGGATGCTTTGGAAGCTGATATCCAAGGCAGCTATGATATGATTTTCATTGATGCCGCAAAAGCACAATACATTCGTTTCTTTGAACGTTATGAGCCATTATTGATCCAGGGTGGATACATTATCACAGATAATCTGAAATTTCATGGTTTTGTGGAACATCCAGAAACGGCAACCAGTCGTAATCTGCGTCAGTTGGTAGGTAAAATATCAAGATTTATCAATTATCTGAAATCAAGAGATGATTTTGATACGACATTCCTTGAACAAGGGGATGGCATTGGAATCAGTAAAAAGAAATAA
- a CDS encoding ribonuclease E inhibitor RraB: MKKILPILGVVAGAAAFVAYKMKKEEQKQIIDLDQGLLEDEEETLEEGPISDPASCCENVMEKAEEVKENVEEKAKNLEERTEELMEDVSDNIEEHVEDAAKAFKIHIEDAVDTAQEKAEDVKEALKEPKDDVEEAKDERYPHLNGSQLEEIRANADAVIEELEKDGDVHNHERPVQHRINFTNMEDLEGFKNTVINKGFVITNGDEEYQLMVLHITAINKEKLYDNMFYLADIAAMYHGVYEGWTSKVVY, from the coding sequence ATGAAAAAAATACTACCGATTCTGGGTGTCGTGGCTGGAGCAGCTGCATTTGTTGCATACAAAATGAAAAAGGAAGAACAAAAGCAGATTATTGATTTAGATCAAGGCCTGTTAGAAGATGAAGAAGAAACATTAGAAGAAGGCCCAATCAGTGATCCTGCAAGCTGCTGTGAAAATGTCATGGAAAAAGCAGAAGAAGTAAAAGAAAATGTAGAAGAAAAAGCAAAAAATTTAGAAGAACGTACAGAAGAATTGATGGAGGATGTAAGTGACAATATTGAAGAGCATGTAGAAGATGCTGCAAAAGCTTTTAAAATTCATATTGAAGATGCTGTAGATACTGCTCAGGAAAAAGCAGAGGATGTAAAAGAAGCATTAAAAGAACCAAAAGATGATGTAGAAGAAGCAAAAGATGAACGTTATCCACATTTGAATGGTTCACAATTAGAAGAAATTCGTGCAAATGCTGATGCAGTTATCGAAGAATTAGAAAAAGATGGCGATGTGCATAATCATGAACGTCCTGTACAGCATAGAATCAATTTCACGAATATGGAAGATTTAGAAGGATTTAAAAATACAGTGATTAATAAAGGGTTTGTCATTACCAATGGCGATGAAGAATACCAATTAATGGTATTACACATAACGGCAATCAATAAAGAAAAACTATATGACAACATGTTCTATCTTGCTGATATCGCGGCAATGTATCATGGTGTTTATGAAGGATGGACAAGTAAAGTCGTTTATTAA